In Phlebotomus papatasi isolate M1 chromosome 1, Ppap_2.1, whole genome shotgun sequence, the following proteins share a genomic window:
- the LOC129798478 gene encoding DNA polymerase eta: MTNSELNFSNTYERIVVLVDMDCFYCQVEEKLNPELKGKPMAVVQYNSWMGGGIIAVNYPARARGVTRHMRGDEARKHCPEIELVRVPSVREKADLTKYRDAGKDVARVLQSFTPNLERASVDEAYLDITSNVLERMKEMDRGEYFIKPENVTNTYAVGHKTFGDFVRSLSARMSSTQGTPEAEELEDFRAVNASCTSEEKDVKKRNEVKLLVAATIVNDIRRAVKDETGYECSAGVAHNKILAKLVAGLNKPNKQTVISIDCVQTLFEEMPILKVRGLGGKFGEIVCQKLNVKFMGDLLEYSEAELRKAFNDKDGTWLYYLARGIDLEPVVTRLISKSIGCCKKFPGKGAIIGVNTLIHWLKELASEVVDRLEKDQEENNRRGKLLTVSFTQTIDKEDIASSRSVHLEVYDAQKMADDAFEVIKKNTDVFYVVENPSMLNNPIKLLGLSVSKFEKNQLPKKNPIQEMFKKQESKKKEEKPQETEEEQGFFQKYLENDAAEERSETPDPTTAIVLEETPEKSQDRSDGFFQEFLEKETEELLKDSPQPSTSKSLPVTPKKSPSALPESNSVYEASTPEYKKTYAEFSRPVLPEEFMTVCEKCNKRISQFEAASHADYHFALQLSQEQRSEFRKGVKEKVSAPPAAKKMKMSKASPLPTIKKFLSKGEERKPREPTEECPECRKQIPIGEFVQHADYHVARKLHMEMNRQEVSSQKTSASGKSPKMQNIASYFTQNL, encoded by the exons ATGACCAATTCCGAGTTGAATTTTAGCAATACTTATGAGAGAATAGTAGTTCTTGTGGATATGGATTGTTTCTATTGTCAGGTGGAGGAGAAACTCAATCCAGAGCTCAAGGGAAAGCCCATGGCGGTTGTTCAGTACAATTCCTGGATGGGAGGCGG GATCATTGCGGTTAATTATCCAGCACGAGCGAGAGGTGTCACTCGCCACATGCGTGGAGATGAAGCCAGGAAACACTGTCCGGAAATAGAATTAGTGAGGGTGCCTTCGGTGAGGGAAAAAGCTGATTTGACAAAGTACAGAGATGCTGGGAAGGACGTAGCCAGGGTTCTTCAGTCCTTCACACCCAATCTCGAGAGGGCAAGCGTAGACGAGGCCTATCTGGACATCACTAGCAATGTCCTCGAAAGAATGAAGGAAATGGACCGAGGAGAGtattttattaaaccagaaaatGTCACCAATACCTACGCAGTTGGGCACAAGACATTCGGAGACTTCGTGAGGAGTCTCTCAGCTAGAATGTCCTCCACGCAGGGCACTCCAGAAGCTGAGGAACTTGAGGATTTCCGTGCTGTCAATGCATCGTGCACTTCGGAAGAGAAAGACGTCAAAAAGAGGAATGAAGTGAAACTCCTCGTGGCAGCCACAATTGTCAACGATATCCGTCGGGCTGTTAAGGATGAAACAGGCTACGAGTGCTCAGCTGGAGTTGCGCACAATAAAATCCTGGCCAAGCTCGTGGCGGGACTCAATAAGCCGAATAAGCAGACAGTCATCAGCATTGATTGCGTCCAGACGCTCTTCGAGGAGATGCCCATTCTCAAAGTTAGAGGCCTTGGAGGGAAGTTTGGGGAGATTGTGTGCCAGAAACTCAACGTGAAATTCATGGGGGACCTCTTGGAGTATTCAGAAGCTGAGCTCCGGAAAGCTTTCAACGATAAAGATGG TACCTGGCTGTACTATTTGGCTCGGGGAATTGACCTGGAGCCGGTCGTAACCCGGTTAATCTCCAAAAGTATCGGTTGCTGCAAGAAATTTCCAGGGAAAGGAGCAATAATTGGAGTGAATACCCTGATTCATTGGCTCAAGGAATTGGCTTCTGAAGTTGTTGATCGACTAGAGAAGGATCAGGAGGAGAACAATCGTCGCGGGAAACTGCTCACAGTGAGCTTTACGCAAACAATAGACAAGGAAGATATTGCCAGCTCAAGGAGCGTTCACCTGGAAGTCTACGATGCCCAGAAGATGGCTGATGATGCCTTTGAAGTGATCAAGAAGAACACAGATGTCTTCTACGTTGTTGAAAATCCCTCAATGCTGAACAATCCGATCAAATTGCTTGGGCTCAGTGTTAGTAAATTCGAGAAGAATCAGCTTCCTAAGAAAAATCCCATCCAGGAGATGTTCAAGAAGCAGGAGAGCAAGAAAAAGGAGGAGAAGCCTCAGGAAACGGAAGAGGAACAGGGATTTTTTCAGAAGTATCTGGAGAATGATGCAGCTGAGGAGAGATCAGAGACTCCAGATCCTACAACCGCAATTGTCCTTGAGGAAACTCCAGAGAAATCCCAagatagaagcgatggtttctTCCAGGAATTTCTCGAGAAGGAAACCGAGGAACTCCTGAAGGATTCTCCTCAACCATCGACTTCCAAATCGCTCCCGGTAACTCCCAAAAAATCTCCATCTGCCCTTCCGGAAAGCAATTCAGTCTACGAAGCCTCCACTCCGGAATACAAGAAAACCTACGCAGAATTCTCTCGTCCTGTCCTCCCGGAAGAGTTCATGACGGTCTGCGAGAAGTGCAACAAGAGGATATCCCAATTCGAGGCAGCATCACATGCAGATTACCATTTCGCGCTGCAACTGAGTCAGGAACAGCGAAGTGAATTTCGAAAGGGAGTCAAGGAGAAAGTATCAGCCCCGCCAGCGGCTAAGAAGATGAAGATGTCCAAGGCATCCCCATTGCCGACGATCAAGAAGTTCCTGAGCAAAGGGGAGGAGCGGAAACCGAGGGAACCAACTGAGGAGTGTCCAGAGTGCAGGAAACAAATCCCCATTGGGGAGTTTGTCCAGCATGCGGACTACCATGTGGCCAGGAAGTTGCACATGGAGATGAATCGCCAAGAAGTGAGCTCCCAGAAGACTTCAGCTTCCGGAAAGAGCCCCAAAATGCAAAACATAGCCAGCTATTTTACCCAAAATTTgtga
- the LOC129798482 gene encoding ubiquitin-like domain-containing CTD phosphatase 1: MSGLKEIRIIVKWSGKEYEIGDLTEQDTVALLKHEICKRTNVQPNRQKLLNLKYKGKFAPDDTRLSALEIKPNFKLMMVGSIEADIEEVWKVPEEEDVIDDFDTAHPFEEQSYDKQEVYLTKISKRIRDYKIEMRNEPREGKKLLVLDIDYTLFDHRSSAEQGSELMRPFLHEFLTSAYQNYDIVIWSATGMRWIEEKMRLLGVSTNENYKILFYLDSAAMISIYTGDHGVIDVKPLGVIWGKFKQFSAKNTIMFDDIRRNFLMNPKSGLRIRPFRQAHINRSTDRELLKLAVYLKDIAEHSEDFSKLDHRKWEHYKP, from the exons atGAGCGGCCTGAAAGAGATCAGAATAATTGTGAAATGGAGTGGAAAAGAGTATGAAATTGGTGATTTGACTGAACAGGACACAGTGGCCTTGCTGAAGCATGAGATATGCAAGAGGACCAATGTCCAGCCGAACAGGCAGAAGTTGCTGAATCTCAAGTACAAAG GTAAGTTTGCTCCTGATGACACCAGGCTGTCTGCCCTGGAGATTAAGCCGAATTTCAAGTTGATGATGGTGGGCAGCATTGAGGCTGACATCGAGGAAGTTTGGAAGGTGCCTGAGGAGGAAGATGTGATAGATGACTTTGACACAGCGCATCCCTTCGAGGAGCAATCGTATGACAAGCAAGAGGTGTATCTGACCAAGATCAGCAAACGCATTCGTGACTACAAGATTGAGATGCGAAATGAACCGAGAGAAGGAAAGAAATTGCTGGTCCTGGACATCGATTACACTCTTTTTGATCATCGCTCATCGGCTGAGCAGGGCAGTGAATTGATGAGGCCATTCCTGCATGAATTCCTAACATCTGCCTACCAGAACTACGACATTGTGATCTGGAGTGCGACCGGGATGCGTTGGATTGAGGAGAAGATGAGACTTTTGGGTGTCAGCACCAATGAGAATTACAAGATTCTCTTCTACCTGGACAGTGCAGCAATGATCAGTATCTACACGGGTGACCATGGGGTGATCGATGTGAAGCCCTTGGGAGTGATTTGGGGCAAATTTAAGCAATTCTCAGCCAAGAACACCATCATGTTCGATGACATTCGACGCAATTTTCTCATGAATCCCAAATCCGGGCTACGGATCAGACCCTTCCGTCAGGCCCATATCAATCGCTCAACAGACCGAGAACTCCTCAAGCTTGCCGTCTACCTCAAGGACATTGCTGAACACTCTGAGGACTTCTCCAAGTTGGATCATCGCAAATGGGAACACTACAAACCCTAA
- the LOC129798480 gene encoding DNA-binding protein Ets97D isoform X2, with the protein MNLLKTFNKTQIKVEEDDSDDHTSQDEMAYDQENDLGAIENIDLISGAPFFEYNREETSVDDTDDIIILHMDIREPLNKLRSLLEERLGQNLKYFQFWLQDAQMLEGHKNLVDQCVQGEGLVQINVQVLTTSNKINIIDVLKPTDDVLGKENDDSLANPGVSDGFLSLPESSKGSTKSSQNFENVEDFSDNENEDSIPVAQKKFGDQWAIDNQFKRDQARLQIPDNPRDWTTAQVRHWLQWAVRQFNLTQIKLSDWCISGKELCSISLPEFKKKVPNDPGDLFWTHLELLRKCKFVAVLQKSPAEAAKEGALPTESANKGKGTSPVKTTNRLSMDNIRMEPIFCGNRSGNNGQIQLWQFLLEILTDIEHRRIIQWVGGNGEFKLSDPERVAQLWGERKNKPTMNYEKLSRALRYYYDGDMISKVHGRRFVYKFVCDLKQLIGYDAKDLARLVMECDMEAESRDKSSEWDFSATI; encoded by the exons ATGAATCTGCTGAAAACCTTCAATAAAACCCAAATAAAAGTGGAAGAAGACGACTCTGATGACCACACATCGCAGGACGAGATGGCGTATGATCAGGAAAATGACTTGG GCGCTATTGAAAACATTGACTTGATATCCGGAGCCCCATTCTTTGAGTACAACCGCGAGGAGACCAGCGTCGATGACACTGACGATATTATCATCCTCCACATGGACATCCGGGAGCCGCTGAACAAGCTGCGATCGCTGCTGGAGGAGAGACTGGGTCAGAATCTCAAATACTTTCAGTTTTGGCTGCAGGATGCACAAATG CTGGAGGGACACAAAAACCTCGTTGATCAGTGTGTTCAGGGTGAGGGATTGGTTCAGATCAACGTGCAGGTGCTGACAACATCCAACAAAATCAACATAATTGACGTCCTGAAGCCCACAGATGATGTCCTTGGTAAGGAGAATGATGATTCTCTAGCAAATCCCGGGGTGAGTGATGGGTTCCTTTCGCTTCCAGAAAGTTCAAAGGGCAGCACAAAGTCCTCCCAGAATTTCGAGAATGTGGAAGATTTCAGTGACAATGAGAATGAGGATAGTATTCCGGTGGCTCAGAAGAAATTTGGGGATCAGTGGGCGATAGACAATCAGTTTAAGCGGGATCAGGCACGTCTGCAAATCCCTGATAATCCCAGGGATTGGACAACAGCCCAGGTACGTCACTGGCTACAGTGGGCAGTCCGACAGTTCAATCTGACTCAGATAAAGCTGTCTGACTGGTGCATCAGTGGCAAGGAGCTCTGTAGTATCTCCCTGCCGGAATTCAAGAAGAAAGTCCCCAATGATCCTGGGGATCTCTTCTGGACTCACCTTGAACTACTGCGAAAGTGCAAATTTGTGGCTGTGCTGCAGAAATCTCCAGCAGAGGCTGCCAAGGAGGGGGCCCTGCCCACAGAAAGTGCCAACAAAGGCAAGGGAACATCCCCTGTCAAGACTACCAATCGCCTGTCCATGGACAACATCCGGATGGAGCCGATTTTCTGTGGCAATCGCAGCGGGAACAATGGACAGATTCAGCTGTGGCAGTTCCTGCTGGAAATCCTCACGGACATTGAGCATCGGAGGATAATTCAGTGGGTGGGCGGAAATGGGGAATTCAAGCTGAGTGATCCGGAGAGGGTGGCTCAGCTCTGGGGGGAACGCAAAAATAAGCCAACCATGAACTATGAAAAACTGTCCAGGGCCCTGAGGTACTACTACGACGGCGATATGATCTCCAAGGTGCACGGCAGGAGATTTGTGTACAAATTCGTGTGCGATCTCAAGCAATTGATCGGCTACGATGCTAAAGATCTTGCCCGATTGGTCATGGAATGCGACATGGAGGCTGAATCCAGGGATAAATCATCAGAATGGGATTTTTCAGCAACAATCTGA
- the LOC129798480 gene encoding DNA-binding protein Ets97D isoform X1 has translation MNLLKTFNKTQIKVEEDDSDDHTSQDEMAYDQENDLGAIENIDLISGAPFFEYNREETSVDDTDDIIILHMDIREPLNKLRSLLEERLGQNLKYFQFWLQDAQMLEGHKNLVDQCVQGEGLVQINVQVLTTSNKINIIDVLKPTDDVLESSKGSTKSSQNFENVEDFSDNENEDSIPVAQKKFGDQWAIDNQFKRDQARLQIPDNPRDWTTAQVRHWLQWAVRQFNLTQIKLSDWCISGKELCSISLPEFKKKVPNDPGDLFWTHLELLRKCKFVAVLQKSPAEAAKEGALPTESANKGKGTSPVKTTNRLSMDNIRMEPIFCGNRSGNNGQIQLWQFLLEILTDIEHRRIIQWVGGNGEFKLSDPERVAQLWGERKNKPTMNYEKLSRALRYYYDGDMISKVHGRRFVYKFVCDLKQLIGYDAKDLARLVMECDMEAESRDKSSEWDFSATI, from the exons ATGAATCTGCTGAAAACCTTCAATAAAACCCAAATAAAAGTGGAAGAAGACGACTCTGATGACCACACATCGCAGGACGAGATGGCGTATGATCAGGAAAATGACTTGG GCGCTATTGAAAACATTGACTTGATATCCGGAGCCCCATTCTTTGAGTACAACCGCGAGGAGACCAGCGTCGATGACACTGACGATATTATCATCCTCCACATGGACATCCGGGAGCCGCTGAACAAGCTGCGATCGCTGCTGGAGGAGAGACTGGGTCAGAATCTCAAATACTTTCAGTTTTGGCTGCAGGATGCACAAATG CTGGAGGGACACAAAAACCTCGTTGATCAGTGTGTTCAGGGTGAGGGATTGGTTCAGATCAACGTGCAGGTGCTGACAACATCCAACAAAATCAACATAATTGACGTCCTGAAGCCCACAGATGATGTCCTTG AAAGTTCAAAGGGCAGCACAAAGTCCTCCCAGAATTTCGAGAATGTGGAAGATTTCAGTGACAATGAGAATGAGGATAGTATTCCGGTGGCTCAGAAGAAATTTGGGGATCAGTGGGCGATAGACAATCAGTTTAAGCGGGATCAGGCACGTCTGCAAATCCCTGATAATCCCAGGGATTGGACAACAGCCCAGGTACGTCACTGGCTACAGTGGGCAGTCCGACAGTTCAATCTGACTCAGATAAAGCTGTCTGACTGGTGCATCAGTGGCAAGGAGCTCTGTAGTATCTCCCTGCCGGAATTCAAGAAGAAAGTCCCCAATGATCCTGGGGATCTCTTCTGGACTCACCTTGAACTACTGCGAAAGTGCAAATTTGTGGCTGTGCTGCAGAAATCTCCAGCAGAGGCTGCCAAGGAGGGGGCCCTGCCCACAGAAAGTGCCAACAAAGGCAAGGGAACATCCCCTGTCAAGACTACCAATCGCCTGTCCATGGACAACATCCGGATGGAGCCGATTTTCTGTGGCAATCGCAGCGGGAACAATGGACAGATTCAGCTGTGGCAGTTCCTGCTGGAAATCCTCACGGACATTGAGCATCGGAGGATAATTCAGTGGGTGGGCGGAAATGGGGAATTCAAGCTGAGTGATCCGGAGAGGGTGGCTCAGCTCTGGGGGGAACGCAAAAATAAGCCAACCATGAACTATGAAAAACTGTCCAGGGCCCTGAGGTACTACTACGACGGCGATATGATCTCCAAGGTGCACGGCAGGAGATTTGTGTACAAATTCGTGTGCGATCTCAAGCAATTGATCGGCTACGATGCTAAAGATCTTGCCCGATTGGTCATGGAATGCGACATGGAGGCTGAATCCAGGGATAAATCATCAGAATGGGATTTTTCAGCAACAATCTGA